Proteins encoded in a region of the Raphanus sativus cultivar WK10039 chromosome 8, ASM80110v3, whole genome shotgun sequence genome:
- the LOC108822649 gene encoding ABC transporter G family member 35 encodes MDYDPAQAMSRGGSMRRSISRSVSRASRNFEDIFSSSSRRTKSVNEDEEALKWAAIEKLPTYSRLRTSLMPALGEDDIYSNQILNKEVDVTKLDGDDRQKFIDMVFKVAEQDNERILTKLRNRINRVGIKLPTVEVKYEHLTVKADCYTGDRSLPSLLNSVRNMGESVLGMVGIQFAKKAQLTILKDVSGIIKPSRMTLLLGPPSSGKTTLLLALAGKLDKSLDVSGDVTYNGYRLNEFVPIKTSAYISQNDLHVGIMTVKETLDFSARCQGVGTRYDLLNELARREKDAGIFPEADVDLFMKASAAQGVKSSIITDYTLKILGLDICKDTIVGDDMMRGISGGQKKRVTTGEMIVGPTKTLFMDEISTGLDSSTTFQIVKCLQQIVHLTQATVVISLLQPAPETFDLFDDIILLSEGQIVYQGPRDHILEFFESFGFRCPERKGTADFLQEVTSKKDQEQYWVDQRRPYRYIPVHEFATKFKNFHVGTKLSNELSVPFEKSKGHKAALVFDKYSVKKTELLKSCWDKEWMLMKRNSFFYVFKTVQIIIIAAITSTVFLRTEMNTRNESDANMYISALLFGMIVNMFNGLAEMAMTIQRLPVFYKQRDLLFHPPWTYTLPTFLLGIPISIFETIAWMGVTYYSIGFAPEADRFFKQFLIVFLIQQMAAGIFRLIASICRTMTIANTGGMLVLLVVFLTGGFLLPRREIPVWWRWAFWVSPLSYAFSAISNTELLSPRWMNKMSSDNTTRLGTTVLNIWDVFDEKNWYWVGAAALLGFAVLFNCLFTLALTYLDPLGKPQAILPKEEDQDGSKKEIQMENMNTKKGMVLPFTPLALSFDDVKYFVDMPAEMRDQGVQETRLQLLKGVTSTFRPGVLTALMGVSGAGKTTLMDVLAGRKTGGYIEGDIRVSGFPKKQETFARISGYCEQTDIHSPQVTVRESLIFSAFLRLAKEVSKDEKMMFVDQVMELVELVDLRDAIVGLPGVTGLSTEQRKRLTIAVELVANPSIIFMDEPTSGLDARAAAIVMRAVRNTVDTGRTVVCTIHQPSIDIFEAFDELLLMKRGGQVIYSGPLGRNSHKIVEYFEAIPGVPKIPEKYNPATWMLEASSLAAELKLGVDFAELYNSSSLCQRNKQLVQELSVPPQGASDLYFPTQFSQNTWGQYKSCLWKQWWTYWRSPDYNVVRFIFTLATSLLIGSIFWQIGGKRSNVQDLTMVLGAIYAAVIFVGVNNCSTVQPMVAVERTVFYREKAAGMYSAIPYAISQVTCEIPYVLIQTTYYSLIVYAMVGFEWKASKFLWFLFINYFSFLYWTYYGMMTVSLTPNQQVASIFASAFYGIFNLFSGFFIPRPKIPKWWIWYYWICPVAWTVYGLITSQYGDVDSPIALPGGPPGLTVKQYLKDQYGFESSFMGPVAAVLVAFPIFFAFVFAFCIKTLNFQTR; translated from the exons ATGGATTACGATCCAGCTCAAGCTATGAGCAGAGGAGGAAGCATGCGGAGAAGCATAAGCCGCAGCGTGAGCAGAGCGAGCAGAAACTTCGAGGACATATTCTCGTCGAGCTCAAGACGAACCAAGTCCGTTAACGAAGACGAAGAAGCTCTCAAATGGGCAGCCATCGAGAAACTTCCTACCTACAGCCGCCTCAGGACCAGCCTCATGCCCGCGCTAGGAGAAGACGACATCTACAGTAACCAAATCCTAAACAAAGAAGTTGACGTCACAAAACTCGACGGCGACGATCGGCAAAAGTTCATCGACATGGTCTTCAAAGTCGCGGAGCAGGACAACGAACGGATCTTGACAAAGCTGAGGAACAGGATCAACAGAGTTGGGATCAAGCTTCCGACGGTGGAAGTCAAGTACGAGCATCTGACCGTGAAAGCCGACTGTTACACCGGTGATAGATCTCTTCCTTCGCTTTTAAACTCGGTGAGGAACATGGGAGAGTCTGTTCTTGGCATGGTCGGAATCCAGTTTGCTAAAAAAGCGCAGCTCACTATACTCAAAGATGTTTCGGGGATCATCAAACCTTCGAGGATGACGCTTCTGTTGGGTCCTCCTTCCTCGGGGAAGACGACACTTTTGTTGGCTCTTGCTGGTAAACTAGACAAGTCTCTTGACGTATCTGGAGATGTAACGTATAATGGTTACCGTCTCAACGAGTTCGTTCCTATCAAAACCTCTGCTTACATTAGTCAGAACGATCTTCATGTCGGTATCATGACGGTTAAGGAGACTCTTGATTTCTCTGCTCGGTGTCAAGGCGTTGGTACTCGTTATG ATCTTCTAAACGAGCTGGCTAGGAGAGAAAAGGACGCAGGGATCTTTCCAGAAGCTGATGTTGATTTGTTCATGAAGGCCTCTGCTGCTCAAGGTGTCAAGAGTAGTATCATCACTGACTACACTCTCAAA ATTTTAGGGCTTGACATTTGCAAGGACACTATAGTTGGAGATGACATGATGAGAGGTATCTCAGGAGGTCAGAAGAAGCGTGTGACAACTGGTGAGATGATCGTTGGGCCAACTAAGACTCTCTTCATGGATGAGATATCCACTGGGCTTGACAGCTCCACCACTTTCCAAATAGTCAAATGCCTGCAACAGATCGTTCATCTCACTCAAGCCACCGTGGTCATTTCTCTTCTTCAGCCTGCTCCTGAGACGTTTGATCTATTCGATGATATAATCCTATTGTCGGAAGGACAAATTGTGTACCAGGGACCTAGAGACCACATTCTTGAGTTCTTTGAGAGCTTTGGCTTCAGGTGTCCTGAAAGAAAAGGAACAGCTGATTTCTTGCAAGAG GTTACCTCTAAGAAGGACCAAGAGCAGTACTGGGTGGATCAAAGAAGACCCTACAGATACATCCCAGTGCATGAATTCGCCACCAAATTTAAGAACTTCCATGTTGGAACCAAGCTTTCCAACGAGTTATCAGTACCCTTCGAGAAATCTAAAGGCCACAAAGCAGCTCTCGTGTTTGACAAGTACTCAGTGAAGAAAACAGAGCTTCTCAAAAGCTGCTGGGACAAAGAGTGGATGCTCATGAAGCGAAACTCCTTCTTCTACGTCTTCAAAACCGTCCAAATCATCATCATCGCAGCGATCACGTCAACCGTTTTCCTAAGAACAGAAATGAACACTAGGAACGAGAGCGACGCCAACATGTACATAAGCGCACTCCTGTTCGGTATGATCGTCAACATGTTCAACGGTCTTGCGGAGATGGCCATGACGATACAGAGACTTCCCGTGTTCTACAAGCAAAGAGATCTTTTGTTTCATCCGCCTTGGACGTACACACTTCCTACTTTCTTGCTAGGGATACCAATCTCCATCTTCGAGACTATTGCATGGATGGGTGTGACGTATTACTCCATAGGCTTTGCACCTGAAGCAGACAGGTTCTTCAAACAGTTCTTGATCGTGTTTCTGATCCAACAGATGGCTGCAGGGATATTCAGGCTCATTGCATCTATCTGTAGAACCATGACCATAGCTAATACCGGTGGTATGCTGGTTCTACTAGTCGTGTTCTTAACCGGTGGTTTCCTTCTTCCTAGACGTGAGATCCCGGTTTGGTGGAGGTGGGCTTTTTGGGTCTCCCCTCTTTCATACGCTTTCAGTGCCATCAGCAACACTGAACTTCTTTCTCCGAGATGGATGAATAAAATG TCTTCCGACAACACTACAAGGCTAGGGACAACAGTGCTTAACATATGGGATGTGTTCGATGAAAAGAACTGGTATTGGGTAGGAGCTGCAGCCCTGCTTGGTTTTGCTGTCCTCTTCAACTGTCTTTTTACACTCGCACTTACTTATCTTGACC CCCTTGGGAAGCCACAAGCTATACTCCCAAAAGAAGAAGACCAAGATGGATCCAAGA AGGAGATTCAAATGGAGAATATGAACACCAAGAAAGGAATGGTTCTTCCTTTCACACCACTAGCTTTGTCCTTTGACGATGTTAAATACTTTGTTGACATGCCTGCG GAGATGAGGGACCAAGGAGTTCAAGAAACAAGGCTGCAACTACTAAAAGGTGTCACAAGCACGTTTAGGCCAGGAGTGTTGACGGCGTTGATGGGGGTGAGCGGTGCGGGCAAGACGACCTTGATGGACGTTTTGGCAGGGAGAAAAACAGGAGGATACATAGAAGGAGACATAAGAGTGTCTGGATTCCCAAAGAAACAAGAGACATTCGCTAGAATCTCTGGTTACTGTGAACAAACAGACATTCATTCTCCACAAGTCACCGTAAGAGAATCACTTATTTTCTCTGCTTTCCTTCGCCTTGCTAAGGAAGTAAGCAAGGACGAGAAAATGATGTTTGTGGATCAAGTCATGGAGTTGGTAGAGTTGGTGGACTTGAGAGATGCCATTGTGGGTTTACCTGGAGTCACAGGACTATCCACTGAACAGAGAAAGAGACTAACCATCGCTGTTGAGCTTGTGGCCAACCCTTCAATCATTTTTATGGACGAACCTACTTCAGGGTTGGATGCTAGAGCAGCTGCCATCGTGATGAGAGCTGTGAGAAACACAGTGGACACAGGGAGAACTGTGGTGTGCACCATCCACCAACCGAGCATCGATATTTTCGAGGCCTTTGATGAGTTACTACTGATGAAGAGAGGAGGACAAGTGATATACTCAGGTCCCTTGGGTAGAAACTCTCACAAGATTGTTGAGTACTTTGAAGCCATTCCAGGAGTTCCAAAGATTCCTGAAAAGTACAATCCTGCCACTTGGATGCTTGAAGCTAGCTCCCTTGCCGCCGAGTTGAAGCTTGGAGTTGACTTTGCTGAGCTATACAACTCTTCTTCTTTATGCCA GCGAAACAAGCAGCTGGTACAAGAACTTAGTGTGCCTCCACAAGGAGCATCTGATCTATACTTTCCCACGCAGTTTTCACAGAACACATGGGGACAATACAAATCATGTCTCTGGAAGCAATGGTGGACATACTGGAGATCTCCAGACTACAACGTTGTCCGGTTCATATTCACCTTAGCAACATCTCTTTTGATCGGTTCCATCTTTTGGCAAATAGGAGGTAAGAGATCAAACGTGCAAGACCTGACTATGGTGTTGGGAGCAATCTACGCAGCAGTTATATTCGTTGGAGTAAACAACTGCTCAACGGTGCAACCAATGGTGGCAGTGGAACGTACAGTCTTTTACAGAGAAAAAGCAGCAGGGATGTACTCAGCTATACCTTACGCCATCTCTCAAGTGACTTGCGAGATACCCTATGTCTTGATTCAGACCACATACTATTCCCTTATCGTCTACGCGATGGTTGGATTCGAGTGGAAAGCTTCAAAGTTCTTATGGTTCCTCTTCATTAACTACTTCTCATTCCTATACTGGACTTACTATGGCATGATGACCGTCTCCCTCACACCTAACCAGCAAGTTGCTTCTATCTTTGCATCAGCCTTTTATGGTATTTTTAACCTATTCTCTGGCTTCTTCATCCCAAGACCCAAGATTCCCAAGTGGTGGATATGGTACTACTGGATCTGCCCTGTCGCTTGGACCGTATACGGTTTGATCACCTCTCAGTACGGTGATGTTGACTCTCCCATCGCTCTCCCTGGTGGTCCTCCTGGGCTAACTGTGAAACAGTAT
- the LOC108820672 gene encoding cytochrome c-type biogenesis CcmH-like mitochondrial protein isoform X2: MEKRDEDLKKAQMLDARARNISHNVRCTECGSQSIEDSQADVAILLRQLIRDEIGAGKTDKEIYSKLEDEFGETVLYAPKFDMQTAALWLTPVLIAGGTAAGLVYSKHRQRTNVHIMALDLIRGVSLTPKERVTILDVLIPPPPPPQGVASRLRRLLNR, encoded by the exons ATGGAGAAAAGAGACGAGGATCTGAAGAAGGCTCAGATGCTGGACGCTCGAGCCAGGAACATCAGCCACAATGTTCGCTGCACTGAGTGTGGGAGTCAGTCCATTGAAGACTCACAGGCAGATGTCGCTATTCTCCTCAGACAG CTGATCCGTGATGAGATAGGAGCTGGAAAAACCGACAAAGAGATATACAGTAAGCTCGAGGATGAGTTTGGGGAGACGGTGCTTTATGCCCCCAAATTTGATATGCAGACCGCTGCGTTGTGGCTAACTCCG GTTCTGATTGCTGGAGGTACTGCAGCAGGGTTGGTTTATAGTAAGCACAGGCAAAGGACAAACGTACACATCATGGCGTTGGACCTTATTAGAGGTGTTTCGTTGACTCCAAAAGAGAGAGTTACCATTCTCGATGTTCTTATTCCACCTCCCCCTCCTCCTCAGGGAGTTGCTTCCCGGTTGAGGAGATTGCTAAACCGGTAG
- the LOC108820672 gene encoding cytochrome c-type biogenesis CcmH-like mitochondrial protein isoform X1: MKFFSTMEKRDEDLKKAQMLDARARNISHNVRCTECGSQSIEDSQADVAILLRQLIRDEIGAGKTDKEIYSKLEDEFGETVLYAPKFDMQTAALWLTPVLIAGGTAAGLVYSKHRQRTNVHIMALDLIRGVSLTPKERVTILDVLIPPPPPPQGVASRLRRLLNR, translated from the exons ATGAAATTTTTCAGCACAATGGAGAAAAGAGACGAGGATCTGAAGAAGGCTCAGATGCTGGACGCTCGAGCCAGGAACATCAGCCACAATGTTCGCTGCACTGAGTGTGGGAGTCAGTCCATTGAAGACTCACAGGCAGATGTCGCTATTCTCCTCAGACAG CTGATCCGTGATGAGATAGGAGCTGGAAAAACCGACAAAGAGATATACAGTAAGCTCGAGGATGAGTTTGGGGAGACGGTGCTTTATGCCCCCAAATTTGATATGCAGACCGCTGCGTTGTGGCTAACTCCG GTTCTGATTGCTGGAGGTACTGCAGCAGGGTTGGTTTATAGTAAGCACAGGCAAAGGACAAACGTACACATCATGGCGTTGGACCTTATTAGAGGTGTTTCGTTGACTCCAAAAGAGAGAGTTACCATTCTCGATGTTCTTATTCCACCTCCCCCTCCTCCTCAGGGAGTTGCTTCCCGGTTGAGGAGATTGCTAAACCGGTAG